ATGGGATGGCTAGGGATCTTTTTCTGTGACAGCAGGAGGGTGAAAATCTTTTGAATTATCAACGTTTTTATATTGCTTGCCAATAACCCTTTTTTGTGGAGCCAATCCTTTCAATTTTACCATCCAGTTTTAGTCGTTCCAGATGCCGAAGGATTGTACGCTTATTTACCTTTATTTTATCGGCCATTGCTAAAGTTGTAATAGCCGGATTTTTCTTTATCATCATTAATATCTTTCTGGTGATATTTCTGGTGATATTTCTGGTGACATACAGTCTGCCGGAATTTTAGATGGCTGCCGTTTAAACTCTACCATAAGTCCAGATTCTCTGTGAGCTTTCTTAAATCTCCATAGGGATCTATATACCCTAATACGATTTTATCTGCCAGCTCAAACATGAATCTGTTACGGTCAAGAATAGTTTTATATGAATACTTGAAAACAATATCAGGAAATGGGCTGACAATCAATATCCTGTTTGCTGATAATGCATCCTTTATGGGTTTTTCATAACGCCTCATTAAACCTTTGGAAGGGCTATTATGATTGGCTGTGTTCCTTGTAGAAGACAATTTAATACATCCTTCTCTATCTGGGACTGATAACCACAAATTACACAGTTGCCCTTTTCTCGTTGTTCAATTGCCCATTTATAATATTTGTGAATTGGAGCTGAATGGATTTTACGGCTGTGAATAAAGGCGGTTTTTTTTAATTTGAGAAGCTCCTCGTTGCCTGAATAATGGAGCGTGAATCGAGGCATTTTCATTTAAAAATCTCCTATGAGAGATTAATGTCTACACCGGAAAAATAGTTTTTCTGAAAACACTGAAAAAGATGAAGTCATTTTTGTATTGCAAGTACACTTACTTGTTTCAGCAGGTATATACCTTTCTAAGATATCATTGATTCCTTTCATGGCTCCACTCTCCCTCCGCGTCTTTACCATTGACCTGAGAACCCTTGTTTAAATTAATCAATAAAGCCTTTATTTAATCTCTGGAATGAAAGAATTAACTTGTTTATTGAAAATCACACACTTATTCTTTTTATTTGAGATATCAGGAAACAGACACTGCTCTCTGATGGGGAGATATAATGTCCTAAATTCATCTCTGGGGTGAATTTATGAGCATTTGAGGGTAAAAATTGATAGGTTAATTCACTAATTCACCCCAGAGATGAATTAAGAACCCAAAGCGAAACGAGTAATTTGTTTCCTGCAAAGAAACATTGAATAAAGATTCGGCTTTCTACTTTATACGTCTCCAACAATAAAGATTTTAATTTACAATATCTGCATAATGGCACATTCATATCTGGTTGACTGATAGAACATAGTAATGGACTTAAGCGATTAACCTCTCGTTTCATCTCATCGAAGTGAGTAATAGCTTGAACTTAAGCGCTTAATAAGGGTTTCGTTTCTTAATGCAAGCTTTTAAATCCCATTCTAACCATTAAATTCAGCAATACTTTATTACAGCACAATACAGATGCCCTACCCAGTTTTTCTCACCTTCTACTTCTTGGAAGCCTGACCATGCAAAAAAAAACAGAGGAAAAATATAAATACTTATGGTCGAATGACCTTGTTGAATTTGAATGGTTGAAATATCCCGGGTAAAGGTCATGCGTTATCCCGGAAAACTTTTAAAAAAGGAGGTGTGTTTATGTTTTTAATAATTATAAAAGCAGTTTATTATTCAATAATGCTTATATTGTGCTTATCGGAAATATATAAGATGCTTATGTGGTTTTTAGTGGGGGCTGCTTCATCCCCCATTTTGTCTTTGAGAGTATCTGTGTTTTTAATGAGACCTGAATATAGAAGGGTTTTATATCAAAATTTTATAAACAGCAGGGCAGGCGGTATCAGGATCATATTTATAACAATCCCAATACCTGTATAATCTTTCTCATCCGCACTTTGAAAAACCGCAGCTCTTGCACACCGCGCATCCGCCTTCAGTCTCCATTATGCCGCCGCATTCCGGACACTGAGGACAATAACCCATGTCAAGACTGCTGAATGTGATCTGATTCTGCTGCTGCCCCTGGATCTCGTTTATCCCCTTCTCAAGTATCCTGCCGATCGCATCTGCACAGGAGAGAATCATTTCACCTTCATGCCATGTGGGTATCGGACAGCGGATTCCCCTGAGCTGCTCAACAATCGACTTGGGGTCTACTCCCGCACGTAAAGCAAGTGATACAAGTCGCGAAACCGCTTCAGCGTTGGATGCCGCGCAGCCTCCCGACTTACCCATCTGGGTGAACACTTCGCAGAATCCGAAGTTATCGGAGTTAATATTCACATAAAGAGTCCCGCAACCGGTTTTGGTCTTGTATGTACGGCCATGTGTCACTGATGGGCGGGGTCTGGGATGGATTGTGCCGGTAAAGTAGGATGCATCACCGGATGTAAGACTTGTACCCTGACCTCCGGTTCCGGTGGTGATAACCTGGTTCTGACGTGAGCCGTCACGGTATACAGTGACACCTTTGCAGTTAAGATCATAGGCCTGTCTGAAAACATCCTCTACATCCGCAACTGTGGCTTCATGACGGAAGTTGACAGTTTTAGATACTGCATTGTCGGTGTATTTCTGGAAAGCTCCCTGAATGATAATATGCCACCTGGGTTCAATGTCGTGTGCTGTAACAAAAATATCCCTGATCCGCTTTGGTATTCCGTAAACTTTATTGAGGCTTCCGGTATCCGCGACCATCTTCATCAACTCCTCGGAGTAAAAACCCTCATCCTGAGCTATACGTTTGAAAGCCGGATGAACCTCGAGCAAACGCTTCCCATCAAGAACGTTCTTCTCATATACTATTGCAAACAGCGGCTCTATCCCGCTTGCACATCCTGCGATCATGCTGATTGTTCCTGTAGGGGCAATTGTAGTAACTGTGGCATTCCTTACCCTCAGACCGCCTTCTTCACCGTCCTTGTCGAAAGTCGATCCCTTGAAATTAGGAAAGACTCCTCTCTCTCTTGCCAGGAAAGCACTGACCTTGCGGCCCTCCTCCTGGATAAATTTCATGATCTCCTCAGCCAGACTGGCTGCTGCATGAGAATTGTACGAGATACCGAATTCTATGAGCAT
Above is a window of Fibrobacter sp. DNA encoding:
- a CDS encoding HTH domain-containing protein; amino-acid sequence: MMIKKNPAITTLAMADKIKVNKRTILRHLERLKLDGKIERIGSTKKGYWQAI
- a CDS encoding vitamin B12-dependent ribonucleotide reductase yields the protein MSGNNSQESLKERLTGKKVTLSDNARTVLEKRYLKKDENGKVIETPEEMFFRVAENIASAERLFGTEGNPDIWTEKFYNMMVDLDFLPNSPTLMNAGRELQQLSACFVLPVGDSMEDIFNAVKYTALIHKSGGGTGFSFSNIRPKNDRVKSTKGISSGPLSFMKVFDTATETVKQGGTRRGANMGILNCSHPEIMDFIEMKEKDGVLSNFNISVAITDEFMEALKRDEEYPLRNPRTGEVVGRHKASKVFKRIVELAWKNGEPGVVYIDKINATNPTPHVGRIESTNPCGEQPLLPYESCNLGSINLAHMISDNNGKKEVNYFKLGNTVRTAVRFLDNVIEVNRYPLPEIEKLTKANRKIGLGVMGFADMLIEFGISYNSHAAASLAEEIMKFIQEEGRKVSAFLARERGVFPNFKGSTFDKDGEEGGLRVRNATVTTIAPTGTISMIAGCASGIEPLFAIVYEKNVLDGKRLLEVHPAFKRIAQDEGFYSEELMKMVADTGSLNKVYGIPKRIRDIFVTAHDIEPRWHIIIQGAFQKYTDNAVSKTVNFRHEATVADVEDVFRQAYDLNCKGVTVYRDGSRQNQVITTGTGGQGTSLTSGDASYFTGTIHPRPRPSVTHGRTYKTKTGCGTLYVNINSDNFGFCEVFTQMGKSGGCAASNAEAVSRLVSLALRAGVDPKSIVEQLRGIRCPIPTWHEGEMILSCADAIGRILEKGINEIQGQQQNQITFSSLDMGYCPQCPECGGIMETEGGCAVCKSCGFSKCG